The following nucleotide sequence is from Catonella massiliensis.
CAAAAAATGCACTTTAATTATTGACAAGGTGTAAAATATGCACTATTATATTTTTAGAGGTGCAAATTTATGAAAGATTTGAAGAGTATAAGATTAGACAAGGAATTGACTCAGCAACAAGCAGCTGGTATTGTAGGGATTTCCCTGCGTTCATATAAATCATATGAAAATGACTTAGATAAAAGGGGAAATTTGAAATATAATTATATTTATGAGAAATTATCCCAAATTAACCCTATTGATGAGGAACATGGAATTGTAGACCTTGAATACATAAGCCGTAAGTGTTCAGAAATATTTGATAAATATAAAATTAATTTTTGTTATCTTTTTGGTTCCTACGCTAAAGGCAAGGCAAAAGATGATAGTGATGTAGATCTTTTGATATCTACTGAAATCAAAGGATTAAAATTTTATGGCTTGGTAGAGGAGATAAGAAATTCGTTACATAAAAAGGTGGATGTAATAGAAGTTGCAGGATTAAAGGATAATGTAGAGTTGCTGGAAGAAATATTGAAAGATGGAATAAAAATATATGGATAATACTAAGGATGATAATTATTATATAAGTAAAATTATTCAAGACTTGGATTTTATAGTTCTCCACATGAATAATGTTTGTATAGAAGAACTGAATGATAATGAAATACTACTGGATTCGATGTTATTTCGAATGATTCAGCTTTCAGAGAATGCAAAGAAATTATCTGAAAGTTATAAGATGAATAATTGTAATATACCGTGGAATGCAATATATGGCTTAAGAAATAGAATTGTTCATGACTATGGAAGTGTAGATTTGAATGTTGTTTTTGAAACACTTAAAAATGACATACCAGAATTGCTGCAGATGATTTATAACAGTGAATAACATAAAAGTAATATTAAGACTGAATGGAGTGATTTATGTCAAAAACTATAAGACTTGATAAATACCTCTCTGATATGACTTCTGAAACCAGAAGCAAGGTGAAGGAGTATATAAGGAAAGGTAGAATAACAGTTAATACAGTCATTGTTAAAAGTCCTGATACAAAGGTTGACACAGATAATGATGAAGTTTGCTTAGATGGTAGGAAAGTAGGCTATGTAGAATATTATTACTATATGATGAATAAGCCACAGGGAGTAATCACCTCTACAGAAAAGGGTAAAACCAAGACTGTTATGGATGTTTTTAAGGAAAGTGGTATAGATTGCCCGAGGTTTGACGAGCTCTCACCAGTCGGAAGACTAGATAAGGATACAGAAGGACTTCTTCTTATCACCAATGACGGAGACCTTAATCATAAGCTGTTATCTCCTAAAAACCACGTAGATAAGGTATATTTTGCAGAGCTTAAATATCCTCTTAAGGATGATGATAAGACTGCATTTGAAGAAGGGCTAGACTTAGGAGACTTTGTTAGCAGACCTGCTGTACTTGAAATCTGTGAAAATGATAAGAAATTTAGTGCAAAGGTAACTATATCTGAGGGTAAGTTTCATCAGATAAAGCGGATGTTTGAGGCAGTTGACAATGAGGTTGTTTATCTTAAGAGGCTAAGAATGGGAAGTCTAACGTTAGATGACAATTTAGGCTTAGGTGAAGTAAGAGAACTGACTGAGGATGAAATAGATGCTCTTTGCGTGTAGGGTATATAACTATATAATTGGAGTAAGGATTGATGAATAAATATAATAAGTTTGAAAAAGGCTACCTTAACTATAGAAAGCGTAAACTCTTTTTGAATGTAGCCTTAAATGTATTAGCTGCAGTTGTTATTTTTATAATTGGACTATTTCTCAATAAAATGCAGGCAAAAAATATATTCTCTGTGCTAGCCTTATTGTTTGTACTTCCTGTAGGGAGAAGCCTGGCTACATTTTTCATTCTTATGCCCTATAAAGAAATGAAGGATAGAGATTTGCTTAAAGCAGAAGAAAGCATTGAAGGAAAGGGAATTTTGCTGTATTCACCTGTATTTACTTCATCTGAACATGTAATGCATCTTGACCTTATAGCAGTGTTTAAGGGTAGGGTTATAGCTTATAAAGGAAAAGATGGTACTACAGCTCGTAATGAATATGATTACAAGAAAAGGGTAGATACAGCTAAGGCTTATATAGATAAACACATTAAAAATCAAGGTAGAGGCGATAACTTAGTTGTTTTTGATGATATGGAGAAGTTTGTAAGAGCATTTCCTGAGAAAAAGGCATCGGAAACAGATATGGATGAGATTAAGAGTTTTACGGAGAGTATGAAATACTTTATAGTGTGATAAAAAGGTAACTAATAATGATATTACTTAAAATAAAGCATATAGAAGCAGGTGGGAGACTGGATAAGTATCTTATGAAGTTCTTAAAGGAGGCTCCTGCGAGCTTTATATATAAGATGCTAAGGAAGAAAAACATAGTGCTTAACGGCAAGAAAGCTGCCGGAAGCGAATGCTTAAAGGAAGATGATGAAGTTAAGCTTTACCTCTCGGATGAGACTGTGGTTAAGTTTGGTGGAAAAGTTATTTCATCTAAGACAGCTGACAGGGAATATGAGGCAACTGCTGAGGATGAACTTGAGAGTGGGGCAGATAATTCTTTGTATGACAGATTAAAGAATCTGAAGTGGGAATATGACGAGCCACAGGTTATTTACGAAGACAGGGATATTATTATACTTAATAAGCCTGTAAATGTGCTTTCTCAGATAGCAAAGCTTGGAGATGTCTCCATGAATGAGTGGCTTATAAGCTATCTAATCAAATCAGGAAGCCTAAGTGCAAATGACCTTCTTACTGTTAAGCCTGCTGTGGTAAACAGACTTGATAGAAACACAAGTGGAATAATTCTTGCCGGAAAGACCCTTTCAGGACTTAGGTTTCTTTCTGATATAATTAAAACAAGAAAGATAGAAAAGTACTATCTCACCATTGTTAAGGGAGAGATGAAAGAAAATATTACAGCCGAAGCCTATCTTCTTAAAAATGACAGCCACAATACTGTTAGAATATATAAAGACAAGGTGCAAGGTGCGGATTATATAAAGACAGCCTATGAAGTTCTAAAGGTCAGCGTGGGTCACAGCCTGTTAAGGGTGAAGCTTATTACAGGTAAAAGCCATCAGATTAGAGCGCATCTATCATTCCTTGGTTATCCGGTGATAGGAGATGGTAAATACGGACTTAAATCAGAGAATACAACCTATAGAAGAATGGGGCTTAATAGCCAGTTTTTACATTCTTATGAAATAAAATTTCCTGAAATAGACGGTGATTTTGCTTATTTAAGTGGAAAGAGCTTTAAGGTTGATTTGCCTGAGAGACTGAAGCGGGTTGCTGATAAGCTGGGTTTTAATTTATAGGACTGTACTCTAGGTAATGATTAGCCATTTGTAAGTAAATAATTATTATAAACTCTATACTTATTGATCATTAAAATGATTTAGCACACTAAATTTGTAAAGTGGTAGAGCACTATAGCTTTTGAATTTATTATTAGTAAAAGGTATTGAAACTTGAGTGCGAGATGGTTTTTAGTAATTATACGAGATTATTTCAAAGTAATTAATAAATGAATATAGTTTTAGATTAAAGTGAAAAGGAGAAAATATGCCATCTTGGAATTCAAGAGGTCTTAGAGGCTCTTTACTTGAGACTCTTATAAATATGACCAATGATAAATACAGAGAACAGGGACTTGCTCTAGTTCAAAAGGTTCCAACTCCAATTACACCTGTAAACATTAATGATAAAGGCCAGATTACCCTCGCTTACTTTGATAGCAAGAGTACTGTGGACTATATTGGGGTCGTACAGGGAATTCCTGTCTGCTTTGATGCAAAAGAATGTAATAAGGCTACTTTCCCGCTTCAGAATATACACGAGCATCAGGTAAAATTCATGGAGGACTTTGAGGCGCAGGATGGGGTAGCCTTTATGGTTATTTATTTTTCTGATACAGATGAATACTACTACGCACCATTTAAGGAAATTAAGAAATACTGGGATAGAGCCGTACATGGTGGGAGAAAGAGTATCAAGAGAGAAGAGTTTTTTGAAGGCTATTACTTAGATGTGACAGGTAAGACGACAGTGCCTTATCTTGAAGGACTTGAAAGGGACCTTGAGAGCAGAGATGACCAATAAAAAATATTTTAAAAACCTATTGACATATTATTTTCAATAATGTATACTTGTCTTCGTTGTCAAGCAACACATACTTGTATGGCCTGTTGGTCAAGGGGTTAAGACGCTGCCCTCTCACGGCAGAAACAGGGGTTCGATTCCCCTACAGGCTATTATTTTTTTAGGAAGTGAACCGTTAGAGGTTCGCTTTTTTTATGCAATAAAGGAGAATTATGAGTAAAAGAGAAAGCTATGAAAAAAAGGCTGAAGCGCTTATTTTACCAATTATAGCCAAGAATAATTATGAGTTGGTTGATGTCGAGTTTGTAAGGGAGGGCTCCAATTGGTTTCTTAGGGCCTATGTTGACAAAGAAGGTGGATTTTCTGTGAATGACTGCGAAAAGGTAAGCCGTGAATTTTCTGACCTTTTAGATAAGGAAGATTTCATTGAGGAATCCTACATACTTGAAATCAGTTCTCCGGGACTTGGAAGACCTCTTAAGAAGGATAAGGATTTTGAGAGGAGTATTGGTGAAGAAGTAGAGGTAAAGCTTTACAAAGCCCTGGAAGGGCAGAAAGAGTTTTCAGGAACCTTAGAGGCTTATGATGCGGATACTGTAACACTGGGTTTTGAAGATAACACAAAAGCAACATTCGAAAGAAAAAACATAGCCTTAATAAGGCTAGCAATTGATTTCTGATAAAGTTAAACGGAGGTAATTACAAAATGAGAAAAAAAGAGCAGCCGGATAGCGGTATGGAACTGATAGCAGCTCTAGACCAGCTTGAAAAAACAAATGACATAAGCAAGGAAGTAATACTTGAAGCTGTTGAGAATTCACTTCTTGTTGCCTGCAAGGATGAATTTGGTAAGAACGATAATGTAAAGGTTACTATTGACAGAGAGAACGGGAAAGTATCAGTTCTTGCAGAGAAAACGGTTGTCCAGACTGTCGAGGATCCTATCTCCCAGATTAGTCTTGATGAGGCAAAGGCTACATTCCCTAATGCTATTGAGGGTCAGATAGTAAATGTAGTAATAACTCCTAAAAACTTTGGAAGAATTGCAGCCCAAAAGGCTAAACAGGTTGTAGTGCAAAAAATTAGGGAAGAGGAACGAAAAGTACTCTATAATCAGTATTTTGCCAAAGAACATGATATAGTTACAGGTATAGTACAGAGATATACAGGTAATAATATTAGTATAAATCTTGGAAAGGTAGATGCACTACTTTCTGAGGCTGAGCAGGTTAAGACAGAGAGATTCAGGTCAACAGAGAGAATTAAGCTCTATGTTGTAGAGGTTAAGGATACTTCCAAGGGACCTAGGATAACGGTATCAAGGACACATCCTGATTTGGTTAAGAGGCTTTTTGAATCAGAGGTTACAGAGATCAAGGACGGAACAGTTGAAATAAAGAGTATTTCAAGAGAACCGGGCTCAAGAACTAAAATAGCAGTTTACTCCAACAACCCTGAAGTAGACGCAGTAGGAGCCTGCGTAGGTGTAAATCGTTCCAGAGTTGAAGCTGTGGTCGATGAGCTAAGAGGTGAAAAGATAGATATAGTTGTATGGAGTGAGGATCCAAGAGTATTTATTATGAATGCACTTTCTCCTGCAAGAGCAATATCCGTAGAAGCAAACCCTGAGGAAAAGACAGCTAAGGTTGTTGTGGCAGACTCACAGCTTTCACTTGCAATAGGAAAAGAAGGACAAAACGCAAGGCTCGCGGCAAGGCTTACAGGATATAAGATTGATATAAAGAGTGAATCACAGATATTATCCGAATAAAGAGGTAGAGGATGAATAATCCACAGAGAACTTGTATAGCGTGTAAAAGCGTTAAAGATAAAAAGGAACTGATTAGGATTGTGAGGACAAAAGAGGGAGAGATAGAGTTAGATCCTACAGGTAGGGAAAATGGCAGAGGTGCTTATATATGCAAGGATTCAAAGTGCTTTGAGACTCTGAAAAAATCCAAAGGACTGGATCGTTCCTTCAAGTCACAAGTATCAGTCGATGTATATGACAGACTTATAGTAGAATTACAGTCATTATAGGAAGGTGAATATGGATAAGGTATTATCTTACTTAGGACTTGCTAGAAAGGCAGGAAAGCTGGCGGTTGGTGAATTCCTTACTGAAAATGCCATATATTCAAAGAAGGCAGTTCTGGTAATAGTTGCTGAAGATGCTTCCGACAATACTAAGAAAAAGTTCACTGATAGATGTAATCACCACAAGGTAGAGCTTAGATTTTACAAGACCAAGGCTGAACTTGGCAATGCTACAGGCTCTGCACTGAAAGCCTCAATGGCTGTGCTTGATGAAGGATTTGCAAAAGCTATCTTAAACATATTGAATTAGCTATTAAATGGGAAAGGCGATAAAATGTCTAAAATGAAAGTAAGTGAGTTGTCTACTGAGATAAATAAGAAGAGTAAGGAAATTGTTGATTTCCTTAAAGCAAATGGTTATGACAATGTCAAGAACATGCGCAGTGTTCTTAGTGATGAAGAGGAGAAAGCTGCCCGTATGGAGTTTGCTCCTGATACCATAAAGAAGGAGAAGCCTAAAGCAAAGGCAGAGACTAAGCCAAAGAAAGTAAAGGCAGCGCCTGTAGAGAAGCAGATAGAGCAGACTTTTGACGGAAGGTCTCCTGAAGTTCGTGAGGCTGCTGAAAGAAAGGCTAAGAAAGCTTCTGCTGAATCTGAAGCTAAGAAGGCTGCGAGCAAAGACGAAGCGGCTCCTAAGACAAAGAAAGCAAAGGAAGCTCCAATAAAAGAAGCGGATTCTGCAAATTCTGCTTCAGATGAGCCTGTAGTCAAAGAACAAGAGGCAAAAAGCAAGGAGACAAAGGCTAAGGAGCATAAAAAAGAAGTTAAAGAAGTTAAAGAAGCTAAGGAGCCTAAGGAGCATAAGAATCCTGAAGCCAAAGAGAAAGAGAGTGCACAGTCTCCTGAAACTCGTAGTCTTACACCTGAAGAGGCTGCTATTGAATTTGCCAGAAAGAAAGCAAGCCAGGCAGCTGCACTATCTCCAAAGGGTGGAGCACAGGCTTCAGGCAATAAGTCTCAGAAGTTTGGCGACAGAAAAAGAGGTGATAAGCCTCAGGGTTCAAGAGATGCTTCAAAGGACGGAAGTAGAGATAACCGTCAGAGACAGGGCGATGGTCAGAACAGAAATGGTGAAGGCTTTAGAGGAAACAGAAATTCAGACAGACCACAGTCTAGTAGAGGTGATAAGCCATTTAATAAAGACGGAAATTCTTCAAATGATAAAAGAACTCCTGCAGGTGGTTCACGTACAGGAGGTAATGCCGGTGCAAGAGGCCCACAGGCAAGAGGTGGACAGGGC
It contains:
- a CDS encoding nucleotidyltransferase domain-containing protein, which gives rise to MKDLKSIRLDKELTQQQAAGIVGISLRSYKSYENDLDKRGNLKYNYIYEKLSQINPIDEEHGIVDLEYISRKCSEIFDKYKINFCYLFGSYAKGKAKDDSDVDLLISTEIKGLKFYGLVEEIRNSLHKKVDVIEVAGLKDNVELLEEILKDGIKIYG
- a CDS encoding HepT-like ribonuclease domain-containing protein, with protein sequence MDNTKDDNYYISKIIQDLDFIVLHMNNVCIEELNDNEILLDSMLFRMIQLSENAKKLSESYKMNNCNIPWNAIYGLRNRIVHDYGSVDLNVVFETLKNDIPELLQMIYNSE
- a CDS encoding pseudouridine synthase, whose protein sequence is MSKTIRLDKYLSDMTSETRSKVKEYIRKGRITVNTVIVKSPDTKVDTDNDEVCLDGRKVGYVEYYYYMMNKPQGVITSTEKGKTKTVMDVFKESGIDCPRFDELSPVGRLDKDTEGLLLITNDGDLNHKLLSPKNHVDKVYFAELKYPLKDDDKTAFEEGLDLGDFVSRPAVLEICENDKKFSAKVTISEGKFHQIKRMFEAVDNEVVYLKRLRMGSLTLDDNLGLGEVRELTEDEIDALCV
- a CDS encoding RluA family pseudouridine synthase is translated as MILLKIKHIEAGGRLDKYLMKFLKEAPASFIYKMLRKKNIVLNGKKAAGSECLKEDDEVKLYLSDETVVKFGGKVISSKTADREYEATAEDELESGADNSLYDRLKNLKWEYDEPQVIYEDRDIIILNKPVNVLSQIAKLGDVSMNEWLISYLIKSGSLSANDLLTVKPAVVNRLDRNTSGIILAGKTLSGLRFLSDIIKTRKIEKYYLTIVKGEMKENITAEAYLLKNDSHNTVRIYKDKVQGADYIKTAYEVLKVSVGHSLLRVKLITGKSHQIRAHLSFLGYPVIGDGKYGLKSENTTYRRMGLNSQFLHSYEIKFPEIDGDFAYLSGKSFKVDLPERLKRVADKLGFNL
- a CDS encoding Holliday junction resolvase RecU codes for the protein MPSWNSRGLRGSLLETLINMTNDKYREQGLALVQKVPTPITPVNINDKGQITLAYFDSKSTVDYIGVVQGIPVCFDAKECNKATFPLQNIHEHQVKFMEDFEAQDGVAFMVIYFSDTDEYYYAPFKEIKKYWDRAVHGGRKSIKREEFFEGYYLDVTGKTTVPYLEGLERDLESRDDQ
- the rimP gene encoding ribosome maturation factor RimP; protein product: MSKRESYEKKAEALILPIIAKNNYELVDVEFVREGSNWFLRAYVDKEGGFSVNDCEKVSREFSDLLDKEDFIEESYILEISSPGLGRPLKKDKDFERSIGEEVEVKLYKALEGQKEFSGTLEAYDADTVTLGFEDNTKATFERKNIALIRLAIDF
- the nusA gene encoding transcription termination factor NusA, producing the protein MRKKEQPDSGMELIAALDQLEKTNDISKEVILEAVENSLLVACKDEFGKNDNVKVTIDRENGKVSVLAEKTVVQTVEDPISQISLDEAKATFPNAIEGQIVNVVITPKNFGRIAAQKAKQVVVQKIREEERKVLYNQYFAKEHDIVTGIVQRYTGNNISINLGKVDALLSEAEQVKTERFRSTERIKLYVVEVKDTSKGPRITVSRTHPDLVKRLFESEVTEIKDGTVEIKSISREPGSRTKIAVYSNNPEVDAVGACVGVNRSRVEAVVDELRGEKIDIVVWSEDPRVFIMNALSPARAISVEANPEEKTAKVVVADSQLSLAIGKEGQNARLAARLTGYKIDIKSESQILSE
- the rnpM gene encoding RNase P modulator RnpM, coding for MNNPQRTCIACKSVKDKKELIRIVRTKEGEIELDPTGRENGRGAYICKDSKCFETLKKSKGLDRSFKSQVSVDVYDRLIVELQSL
- a CDS encoding ribosomal L7Ae/L30e/S12e/Gadd45 family protein, translated to MDKVLSYLGLARKAGKLAVGEFLTENAIYSKKAVLVIVAEDASDNTKKKFTDRCNHHKVELRFYKTKAELGNATGSALKASMAVLDEGFAKAILNILN